A window of Zingiber officinale cultivar Zhangliang chromosome 5A, Zo_v1.1, whole genome shotgun sequence contains these coding sequences:
- the LOC121980719 gene encoding uncharacterized protein LOC121980719, producing MATPTCLIQAPCSLVQILFLLGLRMVALAMLLWWQVLMIGVTFLTLPIRMLAALYNEIKLHGFLIEMQREMQHLLEENKNLEECLKIASEDQRVMNSTVKEIEEEHWKDLRRINLLENEMQKLYEQKSRLKEVKGKNLRDDRASYGKDVRRVTTLSDPDHGKDEQVVGEKGEALRQRRTVALLQSLFSTILSLLVSVIIWVAEDACVPLVIALFTVVVISLASVREFLSTIRNKPASDAVALLSINCFMLGALSAPILPIVARMVTPSLIRFADRLF from the exons ATGGCGACGCCGACATGTTTGATCCAGGCGCCCTGTTCCTTGGTCCAGATCCTGTTCCTGCTGGGATTGAGGATGGTCGCTCTTGCCATGTTGCTATGGTGGCAGGTTCTGATGATCGGAGTCACTTTCCTGACGCTTCCTATACGAATGCTGGCGGCTTTGTATAACGAAATAAAG CTACATGGGTTTCTCATTGAGATGCAGAGGGAGATGCAACATCTTTTAGAGGAAAATAAAAATCTCGAAGAATGTCTAAAGATCGCTAGTGAAGATCAAAGGGTCATGAATTCAACAGTCAAGGAGATAGAAGAGGAACACTGGAAAGATCTTAGAAGAATTAACCTACTCGAGAATGAG ATGCAGAAACTTTACGAACAAAAGTCACGACTAAAGGAAGTTAAGGGAAAAAATCTACGCGATGACAGAGCTAGTTATGGCAAAGATGTAAGACGAGTCACTACCCTATCTGATCCGGATCATGGTAAAGATGAACAGGTAGTTGGCGAAAAAG GCGAGGCTTTGAGGCAACGAAGAACTGTCGCCCTTCTGCAAAGTTTGTTTAGCACAATCTTGTCTCTTTTGGTCTCTGTGATCATATGGGTCGCTGAAGATGCATGCGTTCCTCTTGTCATAGCCCTGTTTACCGTTGTCGTCATATCCCTTGCCAGTGTGCGCGAGTTTCTCTCGACCATAAGGAACAAACCAGCTTCCGATGCTGTTGCTTTGCTCAGCATCAACTGCTTCATGCTTGGAGCACTCTCCGCCCCTATACTGCCAATAGTCGCACGCATGGTTACTCCATCTCTGATCAGGTTCGCCGATCGACTGTTTTGA
- the LOC121980718 gene encoding uncharacterized protein LOC121980718 isoform X1, which produces MDSSATSKAGEGRTGRICSGFCFCVISYFVVSFLTSFLLGLLGLAIDRFSASAAVAIPTTCRILSSGVDLKASKVCQLGTLNHKANGAFYHLKKATFRCHYDYYWASIFEVQFEEYFSGQIFHAVAEVPKEALPHDCRPDFGIAWLTTLKFKVNETYGCKYLPVSQKVDIYSDGLFGCKAKQFSTSNPIMPYINLLMGLFIEAEGPGSNTVYVARGFICGFLVSMLTVATAECFRILAGAMARRQTCIVWLQRVCIIVAYFSAMAWLILQYGKMIGLNQLLFDSKTYERTS; this is translated from the exons ATGGATTCGTCCGCGACCTCCAAGGCGGGAGAAGGGAGAACCGGGCGGATCTGCAGTGGTTTCTGTTTCTGTGTGATATCCTACTTTGTGGTTTCCTTCTTGACCTCGTTCCTTTTGGGGCTCTTAGGGTTGGCAATCGACAGATTCTCTGCTTCCGCGGCCGTCGCGATACCCACCACCTGTAGAATTCTGTCGAGCG GTGTAGATCTAAAAGCATCCAAGGTTTGCCAACTTGGAACCCTGAACCATAAAGCTAACGGTGCATTTTATCACCTGAAGAAAGCAACTTTTCGCTGCCATTATGATTACTATTGGGCTTCAATCTTTGAG GTACAGTTTGAAGAGTATTTTTCTGGCCAAATATTTCATGCTGTGGCAGAAGTACCAAAGGAGGCTCTTCCTCATGACTGCAGGCCTGATTTTGGCATTGCGTGGTTAACAACACTGAAATTCAAG GTAAATGAAACATACGGGTGCAAATATCTGCCCGTTAGTCAGAAAGTCGATATTTATTCCGATGGTCTTTTTGGTTGCAAGGCAAAACAATTTTCCACATCAAACCCTATCATGCCATACATTAACTT GTTAATGGGACTCTTCATCGAGGCCGAGGGACCAGGGTCCAATACTGTGTATGTAGCGAGAGGATTCATCTGTGGCTTTCTCGTTTCGATGCTCACTGTTGCTACAGCAGAATGCTTTCGCATCCTTGCCGGTGCTATGGCAAGAAGGCAAACATGTATCGTGTGGCTTCAGCGAGTTTGTATCATCGTTGCTTATTTCAGTGCCATGGCTTGGCTAATTTTGCAGTATGGCAAGATGATCGGATTGAACCAGCTGTTGTTCGATTCCAAAACTTATGAGAGGACCTCATGA
- the LOC121980718 gene encoding uncharacterized protein LOC121980718 isoform X2, producing MDSSATSKAGEGRTGRICSGLAIDRFSASAAVAIPTTCRILSSGVDLKASKVCQLGTLNHKANGAFYHLKKATFRCHYDYYWASIFEVQFEEYFSGQIFHAVAEVPKEALPHDCRPDFGIAWLTTLKFKVNETYGCKYLPVSQKVDIYSDGLFGCKAKQFSTSNPIMPYINLLMGLFIEAEGPGSNTVYVARGFICGFLVSMLTVATAECFRILAGAMARRQTCIVWLQRVCIIVAYFSAMAWLILQYGKMIGLNQLLFDSKTYERTS from the exons ATGGATTCGTCCGCGACCTCCAAGGCGGGAGAAGGGAGAACCGGGCGGATCTGCAGTG GGTTGGCAATCGACAGATTCTCTGCTTCCGCGGCCGTCGCGATACCCACCACCTGTAGAATTCTGTCGAGCG GTGTAGATCTAAAAGCATCCAAGGTTTGCCAACTTGGAACCCTGAACCATAAAGCTAACGGTGCATTTTATCACCTGAAGAAAGCAACTTTTCGCTGCCATTATGATTACTATTGGGCTTCAATCTTTGAG GTACAGTTTGAAGAGTATTTTTCTGGCCAAATATTTCATGCTGTGGCAGAAGTACCAAAGGAGGCTCTTCCTCATGACTGCAGGCCTGATTTTGGCATTGCGTGGTTAACAACACTGAAATTCAAG GTAAATGAAACATACGGGTGCAAATATCTGCCCGTTAGTCAGAAAGTCGATATTTATTCCGATGGTCTTTTTGGTTGCAAGGCAAAACAATTTTCCACATCAAACCCTATCATGCCATACATTAACTT GTTAATGGGACTCTTCATCGAGGCCGAGGGACCAGGGTCCAATACTGTGTATGTAGCGAGAGGATTCATCTGTGGCTTTCTCGTTTCGATGCTCACTGTTGCTACAGCAGAATGCTTTCGCATCCTTGCCGGTGCTATGGCAAGAAGGCAAACATGTATCGTGTGGCTTCAGCGAGTTTGTATCATCGTTGCTTATTTCAGTGCCATGGCTTGGCTAATTTTGCAGTATGGCAAGATGATCGGATTGAACCAGCTGTTGTTCGATTCCAAAACTTATGAGAGGACCTCATGA
- the LOC121980720 gene encoding altered inheritance rate of mitochondria protein 25-like, translating to MGYLRKWFASPIKFREGMAFFGSRRNQAAEILQQFGMGITAMPGCLAGTKCETGSLLMASDSRLNSRRRFSNSPREEQPSSRNWLARLWVEERRRVKVWNGGVKRQSASNAQDGATLLYTFASQLPFLKLFPYQLPFFKSIIREPDQVDQDSVINKTMHHPKISQYDGDFLPPSSPEEVKLAPLLSRDNLVIIRDIEWASIMFAFEQESRYVVMDVCYPQSPVAFIRERSNVISRQLLRGRRPFVAHMFDAMGNEVFRVHRPFWWINSTIYAEVDGKEIGVVHRRWHLWRRIYDLYLGNKQFAVVENPGFWNWTFTLKDENGNVLAQIDRNWRGIGLELFTDAGQYVIRFGDADSLPHTEPDSIQEFKVARPLSLSERAITVALAISLDNDYFSTYGGWGLPFLVAGE from the exons ATGGGGTATTTGAGGAAATGGTTTGCCTCTCCGATCAAGTTTAGGGAAGGAATGGCTTTTTTTGGCTCTCGGAGGAACCAGGCTGCTGAAATCTTGCAGCAATTTGGCATGGGAATCACAGCTATGCCGGGCTGTTTAGCCGGAACAAAGTGTGAGACAGGAAGTCTGCTAATGGCCTCGGATAGTCGCCTAAACAGTCGTCGTAGGTTTTCAAATTCTCCAAGGGAAGAGCAGCCTTCGAGCAGGAACTGGTTGGCACGACTTTGGGTGGAAGAGAGGCGAAGAGTGAAAGTATGGAATGGAGGAGTGAAGAGACAGTCCGCTTCAAATGCTCAAGATGGCGCCACTTTGCTTTATACTTTCGCTTCTCAGCTTCCTTTTCTCAAGTTATTTCCTTATCAGCTCCCATTTTTCAAGTCAATTATAAGAGAACCAGATCAGGTCGACCAAGATTCTGTTATTAACAAAACCATGCATCATCCAAAAATCAGTCAATATGATGGTGATTTTCTGCCCCCAAGTTCCCCAGAGGAG GTCAAACTTGCACCACTTCTTTCCAGAGACAATTTGGTTATTATTAGAGACATAGAATGGGCAAGTATCATGTTCGCATTTGAACAG GAGAGCCGCTATGTAGTAATGGATGTTTGTTATCCTCAGTCA CCTGTGGCTTTCATTCGAGAGAGAAGTAATGTTATTTCTAGGCAG CTACTTCGTGGGAGGCGCCCATTTGTCGCCCATATGTTTGATGCCATGGGCAATGAAGTATTTAGG GTTCATAGGCCCTTTTGGTGGATAAACAGCACCATATATGCAGAAGTAGATGGTAAG GAAATTGGTGTAGTTCACAGACGTTGGCATCTTTGGCGGAGAATTTATGATTTATACTTGGG AAACAAGCAATTTGCTGTTGTTGAAAACCCTGGTTTCTGGAATTGGACATTTACGCTAAAGGATGAAAATGGTAATGTGCTGGCTCAAATTGATCGTAACTGGAGAGGTATTGGTCTAGAG CTTTTCACAGATGCTGGTCAGTACGTGATACGATTTGGGGATGCCGATTCACTTCCTCATACTGAACCTGATAGT ATTCAAGAGTTTAAAGTTGCTCGTCCATTGTCTCTTTCTGAAAGAGCTATCACTGTTGCTCTTGCTATTTCTCTGGATAACGACTACTTCTCCACCTATGGAGGCTG GGGACTCCCCTTTCTCGTTGCTGGCGAATAG
- the LOC121980721 gene encoding WEB family protein At5g55860-like, with amino-acid sequence METKLQQTATDSHKAEIDTRAPFESVKAAVSLFGEVAFTSDRSTVRKPNPPSIERILAKETQLHLAKKELNNYEEQINNAETTRIQALAELERLKRTVEELTNKLNAINESKESALKATEAAKIQTKKLEDVNLVENIGKDRNWEQEYDNAREQYEVAITELDAAKQELRRIKKEFETSMEAKVTALQQEAEAKKFLDANNDKVLQLTKEISAAQESLMQVKLATDQAQQEELKIRAEKDAARQSYKQALEEAQKKLACLKSEFNAEDKKNLEVKLAETNAEVAAVQKDLEDARTSDLELVTAVTAELDGAKDMLQKFAEEENSLRSLVESLKIELEAVRNEHADLKKKDAETESAVSNLHLKLQKCKAELEAAMVAESKATSASDDLVSTLQQLSSEAQNALEEAEEMKKSAEELRVEAEIARMSLDEAEKKLQVDLKDAEKAKAAETTALDLIKDLSEKTTVARASTSDSGSNITVSKEEYASLNRRVEESEKLTEMKVAAAVAQADAVRASENEAIKKLEAARKEMEDMETATVEVLKRAEMAEAAKRAVEGELRRWREKEQKRVTETTSRILSETQMSTETLPPKPLVHSSKIVEKAEVNHNVMRPSISKKSLLPNFSGMFNRKKSHFDGGSPSRLPEEKLV; translated from the coding sequence AGGATTTTAGCTAAGGAGACACAGCTCCACTTGGCTAAAAAAGAACTTAACAACTACGAGGAACAAATTAACAATGCTGAAACAACTAGGATCCAAGCACTTGCTGAACTAGAAAGACTGAAAAGAACTGTTGAGGAACTGACCAACAAGCTAAATGCAATAAATGAATCAAAAGAATCAGCACTGAAGGCTACTGAAGCTGCAAAAATTCAGACCAAGAAACTTGAAGATGTGAATTTGGTTGAGAATATTGGCAAGGATCGTAACTGGGAACAGGAATATGACAATGCAAGAGAGCAGTATGAGGTTGCCATTACAGAACTTGATGCAGCAAAACAAGAACTTAGAAGGATCAAGAAAGAATTTGAGACATCCATGGAGGCAAAGGTCACAGCCCTTCAGCAAGAAGCTGAAGCAAAGAAGTTTTTAGATGCCAACAATGACAAGGTTCTTCAGCTTACTAAGGAGATTTCAGCTGCTCAGGAATCACTCATGCAAGTGAAGCTTGCTACTGATCAAGCTCAACAAGAAGAGTTAAAAATTCGAGCTGAGAAAGATGCTGCCAGACAATCCTACAAACAAGCTCTAGAAGAAGCTCAAAAGAAATTGGCATGTTTGAAGAGCGAATTCAATGCTGAAGATAAAAAGAACCTTGAAGTCAAGCTAGCTGAGACTAATGCTGAGGTTGCAGCTGTACAGAAGGATTTGGAAGATGCCCGAACGTCAGATTTGGAGTTGGTGACGGCAGTAACCGCTGAGCTTGACGGTGCTAAAGATATGCTTCAGAAATTTGCTGAAGAAGAGAATTCACTCAGATCTTTGGTGGAGTCACTGAAGATTGAGTTGGAAGCCGTACGCAATGAGCATGCAGATCTAAAGAAAAAAGATGCAGAAACTGAATCTGCTGTCAGTAACCTTCACCTCAAACTTCAGAAATGCAAAGCAGAGCTTGAGGCAGCCATGGTTGCAGAATCAAAAGCAACTTCAGCATCTGATGATTTGGTGTCCACTCTTCAGCAGTTATCATCTGAAGCTCAGAATGCCCTTGAGGAAGCGGAGGAAATGAAGAAGAGTGCTGAGGAGCTCAGGGTTGAAGCTGAGATAGCCCGAATGTCCTTGGATGAAGCAGAAAAGAAGTTGCAGGTTGATTTGAAGGATGCTGAAAAAGCAAAAGCAGCCGAGACAACAGCCCTTGATCTGATCAAAGATCTATCTGAGAAGACAACTGTTGCTCGGGCATCGACTTCGGACTCTGGATCTAACATAACGGTCTCAAAAGAAGAGTATGCATCTTTAAACCGGAGAGTGGAAGAGTCTGAGAAACTGACGGAGATGAAGGTTGCTGCTGCAGTGGCCCAGGCGGATGCCGTGCGAGCCAGTGAGAATGAGGCAATCAAGAAACTTGAGGCAGCTAGGAAGGAAATGGAGGATATGGAAACCGCTACAGTGGAGGTGCTGAAGAGGGCAGAAATGGCTGAGGCTGCTAAAAGGGCTGTAGAGGGTGAGCTAAGGAGGTGGCGCGAGAAAGAGCAGAAAAGGGTCACCGAGACTACCTCAAGGATTCTGTCTGAGACGCAGATGTCAACAGAGACATTGCCGCCAAAACCCTTAGTTCACAGTTCAAAGATAGTAGAGAAGGCTGAAGTGAACCATAATGTTATGCGACCGTCAATTTCCAAAAAGTCCCTTCTGCCAAACTTCAGCGGCATGTTTAATAGGAAGAAGAGCCATTTCGACGGTGGATCTCCATCCCGCCTACCAGAGGAGAAGCTTGTATGA